One Salvia splendens isolate huo1 chromosome 12, SspV2, whole genome shotgun sequence genomic window carries:
- the LOC121757856 gene encoding uncharacterized protein LOC121757856 yields the protein MTTSAPVVDPLQSPPPPAMQMGQQEYTAHSGHGSVGPVIGVLAVITILGAIAIMIGRLCSGRGIMGHAQYDFERWVETKCASCIDGRVDLPPPRVVVEHRVSTSSGDGARAASAAATEERREEGNESHQQHQQQQQQQQHE from the coding sequence ATGACAACTTCCGCTCCGGTAGTGGACCCTTTACAgtctccgccgccgccggcgaTGCAGATGGGGCAGCAAGAATACACCGCGCATTCGGGTCACGGGTCGGTGGGGCCTGTAATCGGAGTTCTGGCGGTTATAACGATTCTCGGCGCCATCGCAATCATGATTGGGCGGCTGTGTTCGGGCCGGGGCATAATGGGCCACGCGCAGTACGATTTCGAGAGATGGGTCGAGACCAAATGCGCTTCCTGCATTGACGGCCGGGTCGACCTGCCTCCGCCCCGGGTCGTCGTTGAGCACCGCGTCAGCACTTCGTCAGGAGACGGCGCCAGGGCGGCTTCCGCCGCCGCGACGGAAGAGAGAAGGGAGGAGGGTAATGAGAGCCATCAACAacatcaacaacaacaacaacaacaacaacatgAGTAG